A window from Actimicrobium sp. CCC2.4 encodes these proteins:
- a CDS encoding branched-chain amino acid ABC transporter permease, producing the protein MIARLLSGDLPRSRLLTALLLLIVLGLACAPFIFPGAKALNVAAKILIFIVLVASYDLLLGYTGIVSFAHTMFFGIGAYGVAIASTRMGPGWLALGVGIVAALLLSLVLSLLIGLFSLRVRAIFYAMITLAVAAAFQTLASQLSELTGGEDGLSFKLPEILTPAFRFSESTLFGVTPDGRLLTYYLLFASTVVLFLMLLRIVNSPFGRVLQAIRENDFRAEAIGYRIVVFRTLSNVLAALFATLAGALLAIWLRYNGADTSLSFEIMIDILLIVVIGGMGTLYGAVCGATLFILAQSYLQDLMGMAARATGSVPLLSALLSPDRWLLWLGILFILSVYFFPSGIVGRLREGRGAVSSSH; encoded by the coding sequence ATGATCGCCCGCCTGCTGTCCGGTGACTTGCCACGCAGCCGGCTGCTGACGGCCTTGTTGCTGCTGATCGTGCTCGGGCTGGCGTGTGCGCCGTTCATTTTCCCGGGCGCGAAAGCGCTCAACGTGGCCGCCAAGATCCTGATCTTCATCGTGCTGGTGGCCAGCTACGATCTGCTGCTGGGATACACCGGCATCGTCTCGTTTGCCCACACAATGTTCTTCGGTATCGGCGCGTATGGCGTGGCGATTGCCAGCACGCGCATGGGCCCGGGCTGGCTCGCGCTCGGGGTCGGCATAGTCGCGGCGCTGCTGCTGTCGCTGGTGCTGTCCTTGCTGATCGGGCTGTTCTCGTTGCGGGTACGGGCGATTTTTTACGCGATGATCACGCTCGCCGTGGCCGCTGCTTTCCAGACACTGGCCTCGCAATTGTCCGAACTGACCGGCGGCGAAGACGGCCTCAGTTTCAAGTTGCCCGAGATACTGACGCCGGCTTTCCGGTTCAGCGAATCGACGCTGTTCGGTGTCACGCCCGATGGACGATTACTGACGTATTACCTGCTGTTCGCCAGCACGGTGGTGCTGTTTCTGATGCTGCTGCGCATCGTCAATTCGCCGTTCGGCCGCGTGCTGCAGGCGATCCGCGAAAACGATTTCCGGGCCGAAGCGATCGGTTACCGCATCGTAGTTTTCCGGACGCTATCGAACGTGCTGGCAGCCCTGTTCGCAACGCTGGCCGGGGCGCTGCTGGCGATCTGGCTGCGCTACAACGGCGCCGATACCTCGCTGTCATTCGAGATCATGATCGACATCCTGCTCATCGTCGTCATCGGCGGCATGGGCACGCTGTACGGCGCGGTGTGCGGCGCGACGCTGTTTATCCTGGCGCAAAGCTATCTGCAGGATTTGATGGGCATGGCCGCGCGCGCGACCGGGAGCGTGCCGCTGCTATCGGCCTTGCTGTCGCCGGATCGCTGGCTGCTGTGGCTGGGGATATTATTCATCTTGTCGGTATATTTTTTTCCGAGCGGGATTGTGGGGCGCTTGCGCGAGGGTAGAGGGGCAGTATCGTCTTCACACTGA
- a CDS encoding addiction module protein: MHANLEMLESEVLKLAPSERSHLLQRLIASLDPIDDDPTIDAAWELEADRREAETAAGTVVAVSSDEALQRLRSRLGR, from the coding sequence ATGCATGCCAATCTTGAAATGCTTGAATCGGAAGTCCTGAAACTGGCTCCGTCCGAGCGCTCTCACCTTCTGCAACGACTCATAGCCAGCCTTGATCCCATCGATGACGACCCGACGATCGACGCCGCATGGGAGCTTGAGGCTGACCGGCGCGAAGCCGAAACGGCCGCGGGGACAGTCGTCGCGGTGAGTTCCGATGAGGCTTTGCAGCGTCTTCGATCAAGGCTCGGTCGTTAA
- a CDS encoding antitoxin: MLAVPPAIHGLLHLHSGSTVDVEVDGGHLIVHPQIRKRYTFAELLAGSDYSQPHSIADDEWVAAPAVGREL, from the coding sequence ATGCTGGCTGTCCCACCAGCTATCCATGGCTTGCTGCACCTGCATTCCGGATCGACTGTGGATGTCGAAGTGGACGGTGGTCACCTGATCGTGCATCCCCAAATCCGCAAGCGCTACACATTCGCCGAGTTACTGGCCGGGTCCGACTATTCCCAGCCGCATTCAATCGCAGACGATGAGTGGGTCGCGGCACCTGCGGTGGGCCGCGAATTGTGA
- a CDS encoding MBL fold metallo-hydrolase has product MQVFERGWLSSNNILFTGTQTALVDSGYLTHAPQTLALVQHALQGRPLDLLVNTHLHSDHCGGNALLQQHYGCRTVIPASEAGKVRDWDEDALSFIATGQQCARFDFDATLTAGETLRLGDMDWQALAAPGHDPHSLILYCPAEGLLISADALWENGFGVIFPELDGESGFPEARATLELIATLDVRLVIPGHGAPFADIGKALATAFSRLDYLAADPVRNAQNAIKVLLKFLLLERQQLALDQVAIVMGGMPLVQESNRRFLQWPMEELAQWATAQLVRVGAAEVRGAWLVNQG; this is encoded by the coding sequence ATGCAGGTCTTCGAGCGCGGCTGGCTCTCGTCGAACAATATCCTGTTCACCGGTACGCAAACCGCGCTGGTCGACAGCGGCTACCTGACCCATGCGCCGCAGACACTGGCCCTGGTGCAGCACGCGCTGCAGGGTCGCCCGCTCGACTTGCTGGTCAATACCCATCTGCACTCGGACCATTGCGGCGGCAACGCGCTGCTGCAGCAGCACTACGGCTGCCGCACTGTGATTCCGGCCAGCGAAGCCGGCAAGGTGCGCGACTGGGATGAAGACGCGCTCAGTTTCATTGCCACCGGCCAGCAATGTGCACGCTTCGATTTTGATGCCACGCTGACCGCCGGCGAGACACTCCGGCTGGGCGATATGGACTGGCAGGCGCTAGCTGCACCAGGCCATGATCCGCATTCGCTCATCTTGTATTGCCCGGCCGAAGGTCTGCTGATTTCTGCCGATGCGTTGTGGGAAAACGGCTTCGGCGTGATCTTTCCGGAACTCGATGGCGAATCGGGTTTTCCCGAGGCGCGCGCGACGCTGGAACTGATTGCCACGCTTGATGTGCGGCTGGTGATACCGGGGCACGGCGCGCCGTTCGCTGATATCGGCAAGGCGCTCGCCACGGCATTTTCACGACTCGACTACCTCGCCGCCGATCCGGTGCGCAATGCGCAAAATGCGATCAAGGTCTTGCTGAAATTTTTGCTGCTGGAACGACAGCAACTGGCGCTTGATCAGGTGGCGATCGTGATGGGCGGGATGCCGCTGGTGCAGGAATCGAATCGGCGATTTTTGCAATGGCCGATGGAGGAGCTGGCGCAGTGGGCGACGGCGCAACTGGTGCGGGTGGGGGCGGCGGAAGTGCGGGGAGCGTGGCTGGTGAATCAGGGATGA
- a CDS encoding DUF1289 domain-containing protein, protein MMSGQLILFDPQDTGSAAPSPCISVCQMDARSGLCEGCQRDINEIVAWGSASESARRTIWRAINERRDALFDD, encoded by the coding sequence ATGATGTCGGGCCAACTGATCCTGTTCGACCCGCAAGATACCGGCAGCGCGGCACCGTCACCCTGTATCAGTGTGTGCCAGATGGACGCGCGCAGCGGCCTGTGCGAAGGCTGCCAGCGCGACATCAACGAAATCGTCGCCTGGGGCAGCGCCAGCGAGAGCGCCCGGCGTACCATCTGGCGCGCCATCAATGAGCGTCGCGACGCCCTGTTCGATGACTGA
- a CDS encoding DUF2007 domain-containing protein — translation MKILYQAASLIEAHMIVHLLEQQHLHGRIDGEYLQGAIGELPASGMIRVMVAEQDFGAAQELIAQWDAAQPPSAAAAPAVVPAPSWGLLAAGFIAGVLCTAAYYHSAWRVVLQD, via the coding sequence ATGAAAATCCTGTACCAGGCTGCCAGCCTCATCGAAGCGCACATGATCGTGCACCTGCTCGAACAGCAGCACTTGCACGGCCGTATCGATGGCGAATACCTGCAGGGCGCGATCGGCGAATTGCCGGCGTCGGGCATGATCCGGGTGATGGTGGCGGAACAGGATTTCGGTGCCGCGCAAGAACTGATCGCGCAATGGGATGCGGCCCAGCCGCCATCAGCAGCGGCCGCACCGGCGGTCGTGCCGGCGCCGTCATGGGGTCTGCTGGCGGCCGGTTTTATTGCAGGTGTGCTGTGCACGGCGGCGTATTACCACTCCGCATGGCGCGTTGTGCTGCAGGATTGA
- a CDS encoding TlpA disulfide reductase family protein produces MNKRFPHAALLMSTMMLALTIHLPVQAAEVGHPAPHFELPGRAGAIRLDAYKGKVVYLDFWASWCGPCKQSFPWMNTMQERYREQGLRVVAINVDQKNDDANSFLKDNRASFDIAFDPAGKTPLVYDNKGMPGSVLIGPDGKILLVHRGFRQQERAGLEHQIQLALAAAGNAR; encoded by the coding sequence ATGAACAAACGATTTCCACATGCCGCGTTGTTGATGTCGACAATGATGCTGGCCCTGACAATCCACTTGCCGGTGCAGGCGGCCGAAGTCGGGCATCCTGCGCCGCATTTTGAATTGCCCGGTCGCGCCGGTGCCATCCGCCTTGATGCCTACAAGGGCAAGGTTGTTTATCTGGATTTCTGGGCATCGTGGTGCGGCCCGTGCAAGCAGTCGTTCCCGTGGATGAACACGATGCAGGAACGCTATCGCGAGCAGGGATTACGCGTCGTTGCCATCAATGTCGACCAGAAGAACGACGACGCCAACAGCTTCCTCAAGGACAACCGGGCCAGCTTTGACATCGCCTTCGATCCGGCCGGAAAAACCCCGCTGGTCTACGACAACAAGGGCATGCCCGGCTCGGTGCTGATCGGACCGGATGGCAAGATATTGCTGGTCCACCGCGGTTTCAGGCAGCAGGAACGGGCCGGGCTGGAGCACCAGATTCAGCTCGCGCTGGCAGCTGCCGGGAATGCCAGATGA
- a CDS encoding DUF4266 domain-containing protein has product MTYASRQRPGATAALVVLAGLIAPVLLGGCNNLAQVHPWEKGKLAKAVMRFDDNPLEQRFDQHIYSSKEGASGGYSVGGGGCGCN; this is encoded by the coding sequence ATGACGTATGCATCGCGGCAGCGACCGGGCGCGACGGCGGCGCTGGTCGTGCTGGCCGGACTCATCGCGCCGGTCTTGCTGGGCGGCTGCAACAATCTTGCTCAGGTCCATCCCTGGGAGAAAGGCAAGCTGGCCAAGGCGGTCATGCGCTTCGACGACAACCCGCTCGAACAGCGTTTCGACCAGCATATCTACAGCAGCAAGGAAGGGGCCAGTGGCGGCTACAGTGTTGGCGGTGGCGGCTGTGGCTGTAATTAA
- a CDS encoding DUF3570 domain-containing protein, which translates to MENNRPLQTSRRASGVLLAALMLPGLAALAVLLPAIATAESAPEKSTIAIQYGTYEDRQPGFERVTVHAPQLYVQIPVANDWAIAGSWVGDSVSGASPRWHTERSSASRMSGYRKAGDIKVTRYLPRAALSASLAYSDEHDYTSRALGLEARWSGDDNNRTWTVGYGRTLDKIDNTGSGLNTAIDQHRRTHELMAGITQVLTPFDIVQLNLTRSMGSGYYNDPYKTVDQRPDHRNAWIAVLRWNHYLGQADAALRSNYRYYTDTFGIGSHTVGINWAQPLGRWTVTPGVRYTTQRAAGFYLDPVLDAQGRYDTGATLASAAGITGNKSFDTRLGSFGAATLSARVGYAIAPETVISVKFEQYRQSAGLRLGGGGSPDIAPLQARFLQVGLTHQF; encoded by the coding sequence ATGGAGAATAATCGTCCTCTGCAGACAAGCCGGCGCGCCTCGGGCGTGCTGCTCGCCGCGCTGATGCTGCCCGGCCTGGCAGCGCTGGCAGTGCTGCTACCCGCGATCGCCACCGCAGAGAGCGCCCCCGAAAAATCGACGATCGCCATCCAATACGGCACCTACGAAGATCGCCAGCCCGGCTTTGAGCGCGTGACCGTCCACGCTCCCCAGCTGTATGTACAAATACCCGTGGCAAACGATTGGGCGATCGCCGGGTCGTGGGTCGGCGACAGCGTCTCCGGTGCGTCGCCACGGTGGCATACCGAACGCTCCAGCGCCAGCCGCATGAGCGGTTACCGCAAGGCCGGTGACATCAAGGTCACCCGCTATCTGCCGCGCGCTGCGCTTTCCGCCAGCCTTGCGTATTCCGACGAGCACGACTACACCTCGCGCGCACTGGGCCTCGAAGCACGCTGGTCCGGTGACGACAATAATCGCACCTGGACCGTCGGTTACGGTCGCACGCTCGACAAGATCGATAACACCGGCAGCGGCCTCAATACCGCGATCGACCAGCACCGGCGCACCCATGAACTGATGGCCGGTATCACGCAGGTGCTGACCCCATTCGACATCGTCCAGCTCAACCTGACCCGCAGCATGGGCAGCGGTTATTACAACGATCCCTACAAGACGGTTGATCAGCGTCCGGATCACCGCAATGCGTGGATAGCCGTGCTGCGCTGGAACCATTACCTCGGCCAGGCCGACGCCGCATTGCGCAGCAACTATCGCTATTACACCGACACCTTCGGCATCGGCTCACACACGGTCGGTATCAATTGGGCGCAGCCGCTGGGACGCTGGACCGTCACGCCCGGGGTGCGATACACGACGCAGCGTGCTGCCGGTTTTTACCTTGATCCGGTGCTGGATGCGCAGGGCCGCTACGACACCGGTGCAACGCTCGCCAGTGCCGCCGGCATCACCGGCAACAAATCGTTCGACACGCGTCTTGGCAGCTTCGGCGCGGCCACGCTATCGGCCAGGGTCGGCTATGCGATCGCACCGGAGACCGTCATCAGTGTCAAGTTCGAGCAGTACCGGCAGAGCGCGGGCCTGCGTCTTGGCGGCGGCGGCAGTCCCGACATCGCCCCGCTGCAGGCGCGCTTCCTGCAAGTGGGTCTGACGCACCAGTTTTAG
- a CDS encoding FAD:protein FMN transferase, translating to MASPCSIAIDGTDEGRMRRAAAGAIAEVRRIEHKYSRFRDDSIISRINRAAGGKPVDIDAETSSLLDFAGQLWSLSDGLFDITSGVLQQAWDFRQGCLPEAASLQRLVALVGWQHVERDGRQVRLAMPGMTLDVGGFGKEYAADRAAAHLLASGIGQALVNLGGDLHALGPEASERGVPAHRGRPWQVDIQHPRMPAGTAPAPLASLSLTRGGLATSGDYERFFVHDGRRYCHLLDPRTGWPVSHWQSVSVLTASTTAAGALATIAMLKQEDALAWLARQGARYLAVGPDGSLSRDPVTTGA from the coding sequence ATGGCGAGTCCCTGCAGCATCGCCATCGATGGCACCGACGAAGGCCGGATGCGCCGTGCGGCGGCCGGCGCGATTGCCGAAGTGCGGCGCATCGAACACAAGTATTCGCGCTTTCGCGACGATAGCATCATTAGCCGGATCAATCGCGCTGCCGGCGGGAAGCCGGTCGACATTGATGCAGAAACCAGCAGCTTGCTCGACTTTGCCGGACAACTCTGGAGTCTCAGTGATGGCTTGTTCGACATCACGTCAGGGGTGCTGCAGCAGGCGTGGGATTTTCGCCAGGGCTGCCTGCCGGAGGCGGCGTCATTGCAACGGCTGGTGGCGCTGGTCGGCTGGCAGCACGTCGAGCGCGATGGCCGGCAAGTGCGCCTGGCCATGCCGGGCATGACGCTGGATGTGGGCGGGTTTGGCAAGGAGTACGCGGCAGACCGCGCCGCGGCGCACCTGCTGGCCAGTGGCATCGGGCAGGCGCTGGTCAATCTTGGCGGCGACCTGCATGCGTTGGGGCCGGAGGCATCGGAGCGCGGCGTGCCGGCACACCGCGGACGACCGTGGCAAGTCGACATACAGCATCCGCGCATGCCGGCGGGTACGGCACCGGCGCCGCTGGCCAGTCTGTCGCTGACGCGCGGCGGGCTGGCCACCAGCGGTGATTACGAGCGGTTTTTTGTGCATGACGGCCGGCGCTATTGCCACCTGCTCGATCCGCGTACCGGCTGGCCGGTATCGCACTGGCAATCGGTCAGCGTCCTGACGGCCAGCACGACCGCCGCCGGCGCACTGGCCACCATCGCGATGCTCAAGCAGGAAGACGCACTCGCCTGGCTGGCACGGCAGGGCGCGCGTTACCTGGCGGTCGGGCCGGACGGTAGCCTCAGTCGCGATCCGGTGACGACCGGTGCCTGA
- a CDS encoding cytochrome c: protein MQIPLRSSTLAALAAAVLSVAGCGGDQAMTTASLRTTVMDGLVSNALVCVDSNSNGVCDPAEIQGRTDANGKLTLSGPTLALARAKLVAMVGTDAIDADTGPVKTAYTLLAPAGRSDVISPLTTLVQTRMAMDNVSIDVAEAWVKSQTGLAVSAFDDFIAKRGTSLEHKKASVMARLLVVSNQQSLTATTSPSTGRTVPGTEPRTEPRTEPDDDSEKCTLPAAALATGTGDRAREEVIRRDLANRLPEIVSAWKTVFVQECAKGDLAKSCEDFIRRIAHVVSSCKPLPAAAAVPASIPAVVTTPAPAIPPVAAAMTPAAAVIAPAVPVVPVTPPAPPAPAPAATPPVVTPAPPPPPPPPPPPAASALSGKALYGTNCAGCHGASPAANINRILKAANAPGVITGAINNNTGGMGFLKGSITTQNAADLAAYLAAPGT from the coding sequence ATGCAGATACCTTTGCGAAGCAGCACTCTGGCGGCGCTTGCCGCTGCCGTACTTTCCGTTGCCGGCTGCGGCGGCGACCAGGCAATGACCACCGCATCACTGCGCACCACCGTGATGGATGGACTGGTCAGCAATGCGCTGGTCTGCGTCGACAGCAATAGTAACGGCGTGTGTGATCCCGCCGAAATTCAGGGACGCACGGATGCCAACGGCAAACTGACCTTGTCCGGACCCACACTGGCACTGGCCCGCGCAAAACTGGTCGCGATGGTCGGTACCGATGCCATCGATGCCGATACCGGTCCCGTCAAAACCGCGTACACCTTGCTGGCACCGGCCGGCAGGTCCGACGTCATCAGTCCGCTGACGACGCTGGTACAAACCAGGATGGCGATGGATAACGTCTCCATAGATGTCGCCGAAGCCTGGGTCAAGTCGCAAACCGGTCTGGCCGTGTCGGCATTCGATGATTTCATTGCCAAACGCGGGACCAGCCTGGAGCACAAGAAAGCCAGCGTCATGGCGCGTCTGCTGGTGGTCAGCAATCAGCAATCGCTGACGGCGACCACAAGCCCATCGACCGGGCGCACGGTCCCCGGTACTGAGCCCCGCACTGAGCCCCGCACTGAGCCCGACGATGACAGTGAAAAATGCACGTTGCCTGCGGCGGCTCTCGCCACTGGGACCGGCGACCGTGCCCGGGAAGAAGTGATCCGTCGCGACCTTGCCAACCGCTTGCCTGAAATTGTCAGTGCCTGGAAAACCGTGTTCGTCCAGGAGTGCGCGAAAGGCGACCTGGCAAAAAGCTGTGAGGATTTCATCCGGCGCATTGCGCACGTCGTTTCCAGTTGCAAGCCCCTGCCTGCAGCGGCTGCGGTACCGGCTTCCATACCCGCCGTCGTGACCACGCCCGCACCAGCCATCCCGCCGGTGGCCGCGGCGATGACACCGGCTGCTGCCGTGATTGCGCCGGCAGTGCCGGTGGTTCCGGTAACGCCACCAGCGCCACCAGCGCCAGCACCCGCAGCCACGCCGCCGGTAGTAACACCGGCACCGCCACCGCCACCGCCACCGCCACCGCCACCGGCAGCTTCAGCCCTGTCCGGCAAAGCCTTGTACGGAACCAATTGCGCCGGTTGTCACGGTGCGTCGCCGGCGGCTAATATCAACCGGATATTGAAGGCCGCTAACGCACCGGGTGTGATTACCGGGGCGATCAACAACAATACCGGTGGCATGGGCTTCCTGAAGGGCAGCATCACGACGCAAAATGCGGCCGATCTTGCCGCCTATCTGGCAGCGCCCGGCACCTGA
- a CDS encoding TraB/GumN family protein, giving the protein MRLALIVISLVLLACSHALARPATANPASAIPSRGTLYRATQHGQTVWLFGTVHVGQASFYPLEPIVMRALAGADQLVFELDPADQSALRAAFLRHGMLGSPQTIGQVVSADTQRQLQQVLDRLNLAPGAVAGMKPWAIANLLLALTLERHGYAREQGIELHLQAQVPDKPVLALESAEYQFGLFDTLDTAQQEQYLRECLASLLDGKTVQQAATMMAAWGRADGATLERLTAEELAEPTVTARFTQEVLLAQRNPLLAAAIARLGQRGKKQFVAIGLLHLTGPEGVPALLARRGYRVEKIY; this is encoded by the coding sequence ATGCGTCTTGCCTTGATAGTTATCTCGTTGGTGTTGCTTGCCTGTAGTCACGCGCTGGCGCGACCGGCGACCGCCAATCCCGCATCGGCCATCCCGTCGCGCGGCACCTTGTACCGCGCCACGCAGCATGGTCAGACTGTCTGGCTGTTTGGCACCGTGCATGTCGGACAGGCGTCATTCTATCCGCTCGAACCGATTGTCATGCGCGCCCTCGCCGGGGCCGATCAGCTGGTGTTTGAGCTTGATCCGGCCGATCAGTCCGCCTTGCGCGCAGCGTTCTTGCGGCACGGCATGCTGGGTTCGCCACAGACCATCGGGCAGGTCGTTTCGGCCGATACGCAGCGGCAATTACAGCAAGTGCTGGACCGGCTGAACCTGGCACCGGGGGCCGTCGCCGGCATGAAGCCGTGGGCCATTGCCAACCTGTTGCTGGCACTCACGCTGGAACGCCACGGCTATGCGCGCGAACAGGGCATCGAGCTGCATCTGCAGGCACAGGTGCCGGACAAACCGGTGCTGGCGCTAGAGAGCGCCGAGTATCAGTTCGGCCTGTTCGATACGCTCGATACGGCGCAGCAGGAGCAGTATCTGCGTGAGTGTCTGGCGTCACTGCTCGACGGCAAAACCGTACAGCAAGCGGCGACGATGATGGCGGCCTGGGGACGCGCCGATGGAGCAACGCTGGAACGCTTGACCGCAGAAGAACTGGCCGAGCCGACCGTGACAGCGCGCTTTACGCAAGAGGTCTTGCTGGCGCAGCGCAATCCGCTACTGGCCGCTGCGATCGCGCGGCTGGGACAGCGCGGTAAAAAGCAGTTCGTGGCAATCGGTTTGCTGCATCTGACCGGACCGGAAGGCGTGCCGGCATTGCTGGCACGGCGCGGGTATCGGGTAGAAAAAATCTACTGA
- a CDS encoding HAD-IA family hydrolase: MGITWLFDLDNTLHDASHAIFPAINVNMNRVIAQVLSDAGAPATPADVDAARIAYWQRYGATLLGMVKHHQMHPDTFLHEAHLFDDLASMIRAERGLAGLLRRLPGRKILLTNAPKRYSQDVMRHLGLQRHFARHVAIESMRVHGQLRPKPSRPMLRKLLAREGLQASRCVLVEDTPMNLKAARVLGIRTVLVTQYLPVAHRSGPSTFVKRPAGIDVKVRSVKRLAGHLHRLRSRIADHDD; encoded by the coding sequence ATGGGGATAACCTGGCTGTTCGACCTCGACAACACCTTGCACGATGCGTCGCATGCGATCTTCCCGGCCATCAACGTCAACATGAACCGGGTGATCGCGCAGGTGCTGTCGGATGCCGGCGCGCCGGCCACGCCGGCCGATGTCGATGCGGCCCGGATCGCCTATTGGCAGCGCTACGGCGCGACGCTGCTCGGGATGGTCAAGCATCACCAGATGCACCCCGACACCTTCCTGCACGAAGCCCACCTGTTCGATGACTTGGCGTCGATGATACGCGCCGAACGTGGTCTGGCCGGATTGCTGCGCCGCCTGCCGGGACGCAAGATCCTGCTGACCAACGCGCCCAAGCGCTATTCGCAGGACGTGATGCGCCATCTCGGCCTGCAGCGCCATTTTGCCCGCCACGTGGCGATCGAATCGATGCGCGTGCATGGCCAGCTGCGGCCCAAGCCATCGCGGCCGATGCTGCGCAAACTGCTGGCGCGCGAAGGCTTGCAGGCCAGCCGTTGCGTGCTGGTCGAAGACACCCCGATGAACCTGAAAGCAGCCCGCGTGCTCGGTATCCGCACGGTGCTGGTGACCCAGTACCTGCCTGTCGCGCACCGGTCCGGGCCATCGACCTTCGTCAAGCGTCCGGCCGGCATCGACGTCAAGGTGCGCTCCGTCAAACGGCTGGCCGGACACCTGCACCGCTTGCGCTCACGGATTGCCGACCATGACGACTGA